In one Drosophila pseudoobscura strain MV-25-SWS-2005 chromosome X, UCI_Dpse_MV25, whole genome shotgun sequence genomic region, the following are encoded:
- the LOC4816077 gene encoding 27 kDa hemolymph protein has protein sequence MNQYALMAVCLMAALGAILLEVQANPSPAVATPQLSPSQLGGLSAQFLPPEYRNTNISVEDLKRMYREKCKKVTGAENATFYQEIEKAAAKMSACISGVANLTALQAEMEEAKPLGELDTVFHKYCLRAPEAEACVKEFNEKMQVCLTSEEKRQQETIARIGASLLGFACSRGGDQIALFVAEQGPECLEANKDAISNCLNRSFHQYIPKDGQVADLMSRPELLFSPTHCVDLQSFEACVLHHLEQCSEITPANVVQSIFRFVKNETDCQAYMEARANERPVLLAARSNSTGGGASDLSTSTTLLGSLVLGLTSLLIRH, from the exons ATGAACCAGTACGCACTGATGGCCGTGTGCCTGATGGCCGCCCTGGGGGCCATCCTGCTCGAGGTCCAGGCCAACCCCAGCCCCGCTGTAGCGACTCCCCAGCTGAGTCCCAGTCAGCTGGGCGGACTCTCGGCCCAGTTCCTGCCACCGGAATACCGCAACACAAACATCAGCGTGG AGGACCTTAAGCGGATGTACCGGGAGAAGTGCAAGAAGGTGACGGGAGCGGAGAATGCGACCTTCTACCAGGAGATCGAGAAGGCGGCGGCCAAAATGAGCGCCTGCATCAGCGGCGTGGCCAATCTGACTGCCCTCCAGGCGGAGATGGAAGAGGCCAAGCCTTTGGGCGAGCTGGATACCGTCTTCCACAAGTACTGCCTGCGGGCGCCCGAGGCTGAGGCTTGCGTCAAGGAGTTCAACGAGAAGATGCAGGTGTGCCTTACCAGCGAGGAGAAGCGCCAGCAGGAGACAATAGCGAGAATTGGAGCATCCCTCCTGGGCTTTGCCTGCTCGAGGGGTGGCGACCAGATCGCTCTGTTCGTGGCCGAACAAGGACCGGAGTGCCTGGAGGCCAACAAGGATGCAATCAGCAACTGCCTGAACCGCTCCTTCCACCAGTACATCCCCAAGGACGGCCAAGTAGCCGACCTCATGAGTCGCCCCGAGCTGCTCTTCTCGCCCACCCACTGCGTCGATCTGCAGAGCTTCGAGGCCTGCGTCCTCCACCACCTGGAGCAGTGCTCCGAGATCACCCCCGCCAATGTCGTCCAGTCCATCTTCCGCTTCGTGAAGAACGAGACGGACTGCCAGGCCTATATGGAGGCGCGCGCTAACGAGCGGCCCGTCCTCCTTGCCgcccgcagcaacagcactgGTGGCGGTGCCAGCGAcctctccacctccaccaccctGCTGGGTTCCCTGGTTCTAGGCCTCACATCCCTTCTTATCCGCCACTGA